From Bacteroides uniformis:
GGCTGCCGCAATACACAGCACTCGGTGTGGGGCGCGACGACGGCAAGGAAGCAGGCGAATACTGCCCGATATTCTTCCGGACCGACCGGTTTACACTGGTGGAATACGGCAATTTCTCCCTCAGCGAGCAACCCGAAACTATCGGCATCAAGGGCTGGGACGCTTCCTACAACCGTGTCACCACCTGGGCGATACTGCAGGAAAAGAACAACGGACAAAAGTTTGTATATTTCAACACCCATCTGGACAACGACGGAAAGACAGCCCGCAAAGAGGGCGTGCAACTCATTCTCGACAAAATCAAGGAGATAGCACCGGACATGCCCGCCATCATCACCGGTGACTTTAACTGTACGCCCGGTGAAGAACCTCTGCAAACGCTGGAAAAGGGAGGAATGGAAAATGCCGCAAAGACAGCTGCCGTCACCTACGGTCCGTCCTGGTCTTTCCATGACTTCGGCCGTCTGCCGGTGGAGGAACGCGTACTGCTGGACTATGTCTTCGTGACCAAAGGCGCAAAGATAGACCGCTACCGCGTTATCCAAGACAAACCGGAGAACAGCTACCTTTCCGACCACTGTCCTATACTTGTTGAATTGACCGTGCAATGAATATAGATAAGTAAATGATAAAAAAACAAGTAAGCATTGGTACAATGAAAATACAATACAGTTTATTATTGTTCCTGCTGTTGCTCGGTTTCACGCAATGCAAAAGCCCCGCCGCCAAAGAAGACCGGCTGAGCGACGATGCCCTGATGGACACCGTACAGCGCCGTACCTTCAACTACTTCTGGGAAGGTGCCGAGCCCAACAGCGGACTGGCACGCGAACGCATCCACATGGACGGTGTCTATCCGGAGAACGACCAGAACGTAATCACGTCCGGTGGAAGCGGCTTCGGCATCATGGCTATACTTGCCGGTATAGACCGCGGCTATGTCACCCGCCAGGAAGGGCTGGAACGAATGGAGAAAATCGTCTCCTTCCTCGAAACCGCTGACCGTTTCCACGGTGCCTACCCACACTGGTGGTATGGCGATACGGGCAAGGTGAAACCCTTCGGGCAGAAAGACAATGGCGGCGACCTGGTAGAAACAGCCTTCATCATGCAGGCGCTGCTCTCCGTCCACCAGTACTACATCGACGGTTCGCCCGCCGAGCAAGCCCTCGCCGCCCGCATCGACAAGCTGTGGCGCGAAGTGGACTGGAACTTCTACCGCCAGAACGGCCAGAACGTGCTCTATTGGCACTGGAGTTCGGAATACGGTTGGGAAATGAACTTTCCCGTACACGGTTACAACGAATGCCTCATCATGTATATCCTTGCCGCCGCCTCGCCTACCCACGGCGTGCCTGCAGCAGTCTATCACGAGGGCTGGGCGCAGAACGGGGCCATTGTAGACCCTCATAAAGTGGAGAATATCGAGTTGCATCTGCGCTATCAAGGCACAGAAGCCGGACCGCTCTTCTG
This genomic window contains:
- a CDS encoding endonuclease/exonuclease/phosphatase family protein → MRYTTLLLCFCSILLLGSCKSQPSAQNGQPLEVMTFNVRLDIPSDSVNNWNYRKGDACRMIAYYSPDLLGMQEVLHNQMEDLKRGLPQYTALGVGRDDGKEAGEYCPIFFRTDRFTLVEYGNFSLSEQPETIGIKGWDASYNRVTTWAILQEKNNGQKFVYFNTHLDNDGKTARKEGVQLILDKIKEIAPDMPAIITGDFNCTPGEEPLQTLEKGGMENAAKTAAVTYGPSWSFHDFGRLPVEERVLLDYVFVTKGAKIDRYRVIQDKPENSYLSDHCPILVELTVQ
- a CDS encoding glucoamylase family protein: MKIQYSLLLFLLLLGFTQCKSPAAKEDRLSDDALMDTVQRRTFNYFWEGAEPNSGLARERIHMDGVYPENDQNVITSGGSGFGIMAILAGIDRGYVTRQEGLERMEKIVSFLETADRFHGAYPHWWYGDTGKVKPFGQKDNGGDLVETAFIMQALLSVHQYYIDGSPAEQALAARIDKLWREVDWNFYRQNGQNVLYWHWSSEYGWEMNFPVHGYNECLIMYILAAASPTHGVPAAVYHEGWAQNGAIVDPHKVENIELHLRYQGTEAGPLFWAQYSFLGLDPIGLKDEYCANYFDEMRNLTLVNRAYCVRNPKHYKGFGPDCWGLTASYSVNGYAAHAPNERDDQGVISPTAALSSIVYTPEQSLQVMRHLYEMGDKVFGPYGFYDAFSETDNWYPQRYLAIDQGPIAVMLENYRSGLLWKLFMSHPDVQKGLKELGFSTVSK